In Chloroherpetonaceae bacterium, one DNA window encodes the following:
- a CDS encoding DUF433 domain-containing protein — MNWKERVSSNPTICQGAVVIKGTSIMVSVILDCLSSGMSVDEILKEYPSIKKEDLQVLINYSVSSN; from the coding sequence ATGAATTGGAAAGAACGTGTCTCCTCAAATCCAACCATTTGTCAAGGTGCGGTTGTCATAAAAGGCACCAGCATTATGGTTTCTGTAATCTTGGATTGCCTTTCTTCAGGGATGAGTGTTGATGAAATTCTCAAAGAGTATCCCTCAATAAAGAAAGAAGACCTTCAAGTGTTGATAAATTATTCTGTATCCTCGAATTAA